The Papaver somniferum cultivar HN1 chromosome 6, ASM357369v1, whole genome shotgun sequence genome segment CACTGAAAGACAATAGCTTTTACTACTGTCCAAATTCTAAAGCTACAAACTCTGGGCATATCATCAGAATTAATTCCTGACAAGTGTAAGATAAATTCTAAATTCAGATTTCAGCCAAGACATACTCAGAGAATTAAGGATAGTTATCAAACAGAAAACAATATCCAAAGCTTATCAACAATCACTAATAAAAAATATCAAACAGTAATGAGATTGCCATTTCGGCTGTTGGCCTGTTGATTTACGAACCACACTCGAACAAGCTGGAGATAGACGATCCCTGACATTGACCTGAGCTGTATCTAGCCGTTTTACCGCGTATGAGTAATGGGAAATGTTAGGGCAAACATATATTTTGAAATGTAGAAATTTGGAGGGAAAGAGAAACGTTGAAGACCGTTGAACTAAACTTGGTgccaaaagaataaaaaaaaaaaagaagtcagCTGTTTACCAATGTTTCTCAAATGGTCCTCTCACTTCTCTGCCTATATTCACATCTCAGTAAACtcacaaccagataaggataacTAATTCCACATTCACTTCTTCAGTTCCCTATAACAATATGGGAATCACATTGATATCAACTGACTGCAAACTAGGAAATACGTTTCTACTACCGATCGATAAAAAGGAAATACGTTCCTACTATAATTTGTAATGCGAAGTGGAATCAATGTGATTGAAATCAATTGGCAATTGAGGGCACTAACTAAATATATATTTGTACTAACAAGTGGTAAAAATCCTAAGGAGAAGAaagtatttctttggacatacTTCGTCAGCCATTCAAATTATAGACCAGATCATCAATAAGGGGATTCATTTTGACGACTACCATTTTCTTACACCCAAAACATGCATATTACGAATACAGATTATTTTCGACCGCGACTACAAGCCTCCTAGTAAGTTTGGCAGTTGGTAGTCAGTCTTTCTTGTtctctatgctctaacaccaatcACCTATGTCTAACAATGAAGTTAAGCAGCAACGAACTTGAGCATCCATAAATTGGGATAGAGTAGCAGTTCAAGCTATTCAGGTCAGAGTACACGCACACTGATGAACACTCACTAATTTGGTCTCTAGCCGGGTTAAGACAATATCACTTGCGCACCTGATAGAGCagtatttttctctttttgttaTTTCTATAAGTACCTTTATATACAGGAAAAAAAGATTGTACGAAATGTCAGAACCAAATTATATACTAATCTGCACAGGACCACTCTAACCTTTTAGATCACACAACCTTTTTTCTGCTTGACACATCTTTAATAACAACCTTTTACAGTTAACTACTGTTGTTAATCATAAGTTTTGACATAAGTAATACCGGTAACTGAATTTTAGTTGATAAAGTTTGACCATGATCATGTGCATTTGATTTGTCCGATCCATTGCTCATAATAAACTAACGCTAACTAAAGATATGACTAGTCCAGAAGATTAAAATTGACTTAGGAGGAAACTTGGAGAGATCGATCAGTTGATTGCTTGCACTTACGGTCAAACAATGGGGTGCATCTCACTCAAAATAAGACCCTAACAGAATATCCATGGGCATTGAATTTCTCCCAAAAGGATGAGGGTTTTTCTTGGACGTAAAGGCTATGGACATATATAGCACTGCACTCATTATCTTTTATTATTATACTAAATACCATCATCAGGCTATGTATCTTCTTCATCAGATTTTGTTGAAGAACAAGccattaattttaaaaaatattgcaaataaaatcaAGCTTGTGATTTACTGACCTGTTTGTTTGATTATATTCTATCACTTTCGCAGTGGAAGTGATTCCAACTATTCACCTGCATGAACCACAACATCAAATTGAAGTTCACGAGATTTAAAGGAAAAATCTGCTAATTAAGAATTTGTTATATAAAACAAATCATGGTTGCGAAAAAATAAACCTCGGTCAGGAATTTCATCAAACATGCAGACATCATTACACAACataacctaattttttttttggggagGTTTTACCCACATACCCATGAACTCACTGAACATAACTCAAAAATCACATAAAAGACCTAACTTACCAAATCCTCACAGTCTGAGCAGAgaaatcttcttcctcttcctctccctCTCCCTGTATCTCTTTCTCTGTCGCCGGTTAGGGTTTAAGAGGCGGCGGTTTATGGGATTTACCGCTTCAAAAGAGGAATTTAAAAAAACAGAGAAATTGAAGGACTAGGAATGGCTAAGTTTGGCGACCACTGTGGCTCTATATTGGTTTTGGACCGTAAGAAAAGTCTTGATCGAGAGAGTCACTGTTTCCTCACATGTGCCGGACCGtataaattttccaaaaattGTTCCGGGCCGCAAAATATCCTCAGTGACTATATGCACCCCACAATCCACATTCCAAATATTTGCTATCCCACCAAATCACACACAACCTCAACACCATCACTTACCAACACGGGCAACACCTCAACCAGCACCCCCGGATTTATGTTTCTGGTCAGAACTTTATATGCTGCGATCTGCACCAATTCTTAAGGTTATAAATACAAACAAAACACATTAACTTTTATACCATTGAACCAAAGAGATCTAAATTAGAATGGGAAGTAGGCCGTTTGAACCGGGAATATGTAAAGGGGTCTGGGCATAGAATTTGGAGGCCCATCAAATTTGTAGTTGTTTGGTAAGGTTGTGtaaatttttttagttttctttttgaagATAATTGTATTAATCAAAAAAAATATGGTTTACCAGAAAATAGGTGGcaacaaccaaaaaaaaagaaaataataggAAATATTAGGGAATTCTATTGAGCTTAAAAAAACAGGACGACCAACCTAATACATACCCACACCATTCTCCAACAAACAACCACGCTTGGCCATTTTATCTGCAGCAAAGTTTGCTTCACGTTAAGTATGAACAAACCTAATAGAATCGTATAAACCACTCGCCTCAATCCACCTCTGATTAGCAAACCAAGGCACTGAGTTATCCTCCAAAGTTCTAATCACACTCAGAGCGAATAACAATTCTTCCAAAACCCCATTGAACAGCCCATTCCAGACCCACCAGAATACCATACAACTCCGCCAGATAATTAGAAGTGTAAATTTTTTCACAGCTTCGCAGAAGTAAACATTTGGTGTGCTCAACTCATGCTTACCAGATTTCCCAAATTTCTTCCACAGTCTGGGAAGAAATCTTGCCAACTTAAAATCCACGCTTCTTTCATGTATGACACCCATTTTTCTCACTCTCTTCAATTTCTAGAAGCTCGCCACACAAAACGAAAATATTTGTCTAATCCTTTTTCAGTTTTCTATATTCATTTCATTCAACTCATTCATGCATCCAAAAGATTCtgacaaaaacaaagaaaaaaatgggTAGCTTACTACCTTCTGATGAAGATAATTCATTAGTAGTATGTTCTTCTAGTAAAAGTCTGTTAGACCCAGAAGAGTTCAGAAGACAAGGTCATATGATTGTAGATTTCCTTGCTGATTACTATAGAGATATCGAAAAATATCCAGTTCAAAGCCAAGTCAAACCCGGTTATCTCAGTAAACGCATACCAAAATCTGCTCCATACAAGCCTGAACCCATTGAAACCATTCTGCAAGATGTTCAAAATGATATTATTCCTGGTCTTTCTCACTGGCAAAGTCCAAACCATTTTGCTTACTTCCCTTGTACTGTTAGCGTTGCTGGATTTCTCGGCGAAATGCTTACTACGGGTTTTAATGTTGTCGGGTTTAGCTGGGTGTCTTCACCAGCTGCAACTGAGTTGGAGATCATAGTTATGAATTGGCTTGGTCAAATGCTTAAACTTCCTAAATCATTTCTCTTCTCATCGGATAGTAATTACAGAGGAAGTTCAGGAGGTGGAGTTTTATTAGGGACTACTTGTGAAGCCATTCTATGTACACTAACTGCAGCAAGGGATCAAATGTTGAACAAAATCGGTCGAGGAAATATTGGTAAGCTAGTTGTTTATGGTTCTGACCAAACTCATTGCGGATTTCAGAAAGCTTCTAGAATTGCTGGTATACACCCGAAAAATTTCCGCTGCATCAGCACGTCAAAAGCTACAAATTTTGAGCTCTCTCCGCATTCACTTCAATCCGCAATTTTAACAGATATAGAGTCTGGGTTAACTCCATTATATCTATGTGCCACGGTTGGTACAACTTCATCTACTGCGGTAGATCCACTACGGCCATTATGCAAAGTTACAAAAAAGTACGGTATATGGATTCATGTGGATGCGGCATATGCAGGAAGTGCTTGTATTTGCCCCGAATTCCGACATTTCATTGATGGTGTTGAAAATACGGACTCATTTAGCCTCAATGCACACAAATGGTTATTCACTAATTTAGATTGTTGCTGTTTATGGGTTAAGAACTCTGGTGCTCTTGTTACGGCTTTGTCAACAAATCCGGAGTACTTGAAGAATAAAGCAACTGAGTCGGAAAAAGTTATCGATTACAAAGACTGGCAAATAGCTTTAAGCAGAAGATTTAGATCACTGAAGCTGTGGTTAGTAATTCGAAGTTACGGAGTAGCGAACCTTAGAAATTGTATAAGGAGCCATGTTAAGATGGCAAAACAGTTTGAAGAACTTATTTCCACGGACGAGAGGTTTGAAATTGTAGTCTCCAGAACATTTTCCATGGTGTGTTTCAGACTCAAATTGGCGATAGCTTTTGGTCGAGAATCATTTGAAAACAGTACTGTCAGACAGAATCACATTGCGGATCCAATATTGAACGAGCTCAACCGAAGATTGCTTGAATCCATAAATGCGTCCTGTCAGGTACATATGACTCATGGAATGATTGGAGGGATATATATTATCCGGTTTGCGGTTGGTGCAACCCTTACGGAAGAACGACATGTGAATTTGGCTTGGAAAGTTGTGCAAGAGCGCACCGACATCTTGGTAGGCTCATTGGATAATGGTAACAGTAGATCATTGGAAGCGAGCTATGAGTAGCAGGCTAATACCTTGTAATTCCTAGCTTTCACGTTCAGTGAAGGTGAAATCGACTTTATTATGGAATTTGATTTTCTTAAGAGCCGGCATATATTATGTACTCAAGGCAAATAGTTtggttaaacttttttttttttttttttttttaatttttgggttaaactTTTCGCTGGTAAAGTTTCCAAATGAGTACCATATCTATGGATTTTAGTGTATTTTTTACTGTAAAAATGCCTGTCCAACAATCCGAGGGGTAAACTTTTGAAGAGGTTTGGACCGTATAACAGTCCGCCGACTCGCAAACActgaagatttaaaaaaaaataacaaaactagtgacaaaacccctaggtgaacaaactagtgataagaaaaaaccggtcatattatttctaccaaataaaaaccgtttcaaataaaactgggacaaaaaccccaagccaaataataatgtgtaaatttagtttttgttactttaaaaaaagacaaacatgcccttgaccttttcttcttcttcttctctgatttcttttttcttctttcttccgtctccttctcccaccaccatcatcaccagcagtaACAAATCTCCACGAACACCAGcaacaacacctccgtcaccacaaGCAGCAACACCTACGTCACCGCCAGCATCAATTTCGTCTTTaaaatttggttttcttctccgtAATAGTTGAGAAAAAGGGTTAAATCTAGATCGTGGTTCTTAAAAATGGGTTAGTGCATCAAACCTCTTTAATtcttcattgtaattcatatCTCTGTAGTTTAATTTTACTTTGATTGAGAGTGATGTTGTTGAATCGATTACTGAAATCAGAATTCACAGAAAAGGTAAATCGGAggtcaaatttagggtttctggtttgattgattcttttttattaaatctCAATGGTTTGTTAGAATTAAAGTGGGTTTGTTCTGATTTGAAGTAGAGATGGTAgtatgaagtttaattttgatttcgtaGAGAATTATGGTTTATAATCTTCCCTAAATTAAGAAACTAGGGTTCTTCTTTGATATTGATCTATCTGCAAAATTTAGGGAGAGGGGTTtgattaagaaggagatgattgaGAAAAGAATGTTGATGAATTTGAATCTCTGATGAGTTAAGAAGAGGGATCTGATTTTAAGTTGAAATAGTGGAAGAGATTGTTATGTTTCTTAACAAATTAGAAGATttagttgctgctgctgtttggtAAATGGGTTTTGGACCTAGAAAGATATTTACTGAGATGTAGTATATCAATTGATAGAGTTATAGATATCCTTGAAACTGCAGTTGATAGTTGTGATAATTAGTTTAGGTTATGATGAGTTGCAGGGATTATGAAGCTACAAATATGATGAAGGTGATGGCTTGAGATGTTATGGAGTGAACTGATGATGAATTCTTTTAATGGAGATGAAATAGACATTTCAGTTGTTGATAAAATGAAATAGACATTTCAGTTGTTGAGAATTTGATGTGTTTAGGTTAATTAACTTACAAAAGTTACGAACAGACTTGGaagtttgtgttggtgaaatgaaaatatgtggaaaatgatgaaaccaatttcggtttcatctagtttggtgaaaccaattttggtttccatCATCTTTAATTTGTGTTGTTCTTTTGAAGTAATTGGATTCATTATACTATGACGTTGTTCAATTTTGAAATAGAAATTGGTGACTGGTGTTTTCATCATTTGTTTTGAAGTTCTAAGGGAATCTGATTTACTGAGTTTGgggtttgtgttttcaattgtaTTGGATTTTTGAGGGAATTTGATTTCTGAGTTGGGgttttgtgtttgtttatgttttcaTTCTCAATTTGTGTGTTTTACTTTTTTAGGTTGATGACGTTTTGGAGTTAAAATGTATAAGAAAACCACCACTTCCTAGAATGCTGCTAAACAATGTCTCATGCATGAGAAATGCCAACTAATTCTTCGAAACATTAATGCATCAGTCCATGAGGAGGTGCACTCGTGTTAACAGGAGCAAATGGTGCAGGAAAATCCACTTTCTTAAGAATGTTAGGTTGTTTCTCAAATCCTTCAGCTGGAGAGATCCTACGGAACGGTCACGACATTACAAAGGCAGGAGTTTCTATCCGGGTATGAAACTCATTTACCTATCCAGATTGAGGATGCGATGATATTGAGGTTGCCATAGAGGTTTCCGAGAAGGAAAACCATGGTGGATTTGCTTGATTGATCGTGGAGATGTATGGAGAGGGTTATCTGGTGGTTTAGTTTTTGTTGCAGAGGAAGTGGGATTTTATCCCTTCAGGTAATACATGTAACCTGATCATAATTTAaccactttctaataagaaatttGTTGTTTAAGTCTGTACATATTATTGTGGATTGAATTGCTAGATACTAATCTATGAATTTCAGAAAATAATAGTAGTTAGGCATAAATTTTGAACTTCTCCTTGCCAAAGATGCTTTATACTTAATAAATAATTCCTGTATATGCAATGAGGTCCGTCGCTGCTCATCATGTATaaaattgttgatgttgttttctgCATCATTTCTTTTGGAAAATTCGTAGTTCTTAGTCACGTCTTTGCAGG includes the following:
- the LOC113285898 gene encoding tyrosine/DOPA decarboxylase 1-like; its protein translation is MGSLLPSDEDNSLVVCSSSKSLLDPEEFRRQGHMIVDFLADYYRDIEKYPVQSQVKPGYLSKRIPKSAPYKPEPIETILQDVQNDIIPGLSHWQSPNHFAYFPCTVSVAGFLGEMLTTGFNVVGFSWVSSPAATELEIIVMNWLGQMLKLPKSFLFSSDSNYRGSSGGGVLLGTTCEAILCTLTAARDQMLNKIGRGNIGKLVVYGSDQTHCGFQKASRIAGIHPKNFRCISTSKATNFELSPHSLQSAILTDIESGLTPLYLCATVGTTSSTAVDPLRPLCKVTKKYGIWIHVDAAYAGSACICPEFRHFIDGVENTDSFSLNAHKWLFTNLDCCCLWVKNSGALVTALSTNPEYLKNKATESEKVIDYKDWQIALSRRFRSLKLWLVIRSYGVANLRNCIRSHVKMAKQFEELISTDERFEIVVSRTFSMVCFRLKLAIAFGRESFENSTVRQNHIADPILNELNRRLLESINASCQVHMTHGMIGGIYIIRFAVGATLTEERHVNLAWKVVQERTDILVGSLDNGNSRSLEASYE